A stretch of DNA from Schizosaccharomyces osmophilus chromosome 2, complete sequence:
GCCTTCGCCAGCTACAATGGAAACGTTACGCTCTGATTTATCTCCCTCAACCGATATAGGTacacaaaaaaatacatcCCTGAATACAATACTTGAAGAACAAGAACCTGATAGATTTGAATCCCTCCTTGATTCCAATTCCCTTGCCTCTCTTCCCAAAGAATATACTGGTGATAATCCCGTAAACGATCTAACAAGTCTTGCTAAATTATCAACCGAAAGTTATTCTTCAAGAAGCTCTTCTGCTCTCACCTCTCCTACACTTGTTGATTCACCACTTGAAGCTCCTGCGAAAACTTTTACTGATCTCTCtgaactttttgaaatggaCATTATATCAAAGCTTTCCAACAATAGCCGACTTATCCCTGACCTTGAGCCTTGCTCCAAAAATCGTACTCTTTTCTTAAGCAGCTTTCACAGAGCAACAAAGCAGTTTGAAATCGCCAAtctattcaaaaaatttcctttaGAGGAAATCCATTACCTatcgaagaaaaaaatatgtttTGTCACTTTTTTGGAGTCTTATGATGCAAAACTTTTCTTAAACGCccataaaaaagaatcaccTTACTTACATGGTCGCCCATTAAAAATGGAATGGGCTAAGTTTAATAACCCTTTTACTGACGAGCTCTTAAACGCCGTTGCCAATGGAGCCTCAAGAAGcatttcctttgaaaaaattcatcCAAATATAACTCGCGGTGACCTGAGTTctgtttttaaaatatacGGTCCTATAGAAAGTTTCCATTTCTCGAAACACAAAAATGCAGGAACTATTACCTATAACAGCATTTACTCCGCAATAAAAGCAATGAAGCATTTGCAGTCTCATCCAACTTTTGAACAAACTGTTCTTAATTACTATTTTGATGATCACCACAGCCAAAAAATTATGCCCTATAAAAAACAGCCTTACTACCTTGAAGAAACCAAGGGCAAAGttttttcaagagaaaCTTTATCTCAAGGACCTCCGAAATATAGCTCGTGCTTTGACACTCTCGGCTCATATTCTCCTTCTCACTCAAAAAGTACCAACTTACGCCGACCAAAGCGTGCAACCATTTCTTCCGAAGCGTAGtccttcattttattttctaaaatacaccattctttttgtttattctaTTATAGTTCAGTTTGTCAACAgttgtttattgtttgtttacgtttttgaaataaagatCGATTGAAAAAAACCACTTGCCCCAATTGTACATATATATCCGTTTTCATAGATAAATCCAAGTATAGACAAGAGACATTTATAAATATCACTTATTAAGTATCTAAGAGCCGCCTAATTATTCTCCAGCTAGGGTACCATTCTTGCTCATCAAGTTGTTGTTATCCCGTCACACTGACggcttttccaaagaaaaggaatggTAGTAAAATTTGCAGCACTGTAGAGACAAACAGGTCAcatctttttatttttatttttatgtaTCGGGGAAGTCTAATGATTATCATCCTTCATAGtctaatttcttttgaacaaaatcaaGGCACCTCAGcgatattttttaaaatgaGTAGAGTAAAGTATGTTAAACTCAAGTAAATTTGAGTTATACCGACAGGTCGAATCTGGGTATCAGTTAGAACTAGACGGCATTAAGTTTATAATCGTTTGCGTTTTTCATGTTTGCTGGTGATTACGGAATAGTTTTTGACAGCTTGGCAGTCTGTGTTGCCGTATCTCAATGATTCCAACCTGCAATTGGACTAATTCATCTCGTTACACCATAATCAAGCCCTGAAGGGAATGTTATTCATTGAACCACATACTTATATATTTTCGTCAAATTTTTAATAACAGAAATAATTTAAACACTTGTAATAGTCATTATCATACCAAGCATACAAACTCACTGACATAAGCAGTACGAAAGCAAACCTTTCTCAGATTCCTCTTCAACGGCGTAtggttctttttcagaTAAATCAGCCTGTTGAAAAGCATATTTTGGTTTAGCACGAACGCTAGTCAAAAGTAACTCAAAGTCACCATTTTgtgaattgaaaaagcttCGATTCATAAATGAAAACTGGACGATTTCGCTAGTATCCAAGGGAGGAGCCCCCTCAACTGGACGACCCCTATAGGTAGGTCGAAACTCAGAAAATGGAATGTAAATACTTTGGTCctctttggaaaaggatGGGCTAAAGTCATATTCATAGGATAAAGTGGAGCGTTCATGATCGCCCCTTTTTTGATGATCATCTTTGATaataaaagtatatttGAAATTGTCGCTCTTCGCAATATTAATCTCTATACCATCAAACTCTCTCAAATTCCATTTACGGTTAGGAATGTTCGTTGCCTGACTAGCAAACCCAGCGCCCCCAAGAGTTTTTGTATCCAGAGTACCCCAAAATCTCGCATAAGAATCACTATCATTACCTTTCTCGACTGTTAAATGGCTAATAGAGGATCCTCCACGGACTCGATCATCGACTGCACGAAAGTCCTGCTCGTGCCAATTTTCTGGCTGACCAAATAAAACTAACATACTCTTATCCAATAAATTAAAACTGATTaagccaaaaaaattacaaaatttttcaagtaATTGTCGTAAGCAAATTGAGGATCGTTTgtagaagaaagaatttatGTCAGAGCTAACTAAGAATTGAGGATCGATGAGCAAATATAAGAAATACATAAAAGTAATACAATattaattcaaaaaagagatattATACAATGGATTTAAAGTAATATTAATAATTTGAACAGAAAACGAAGGGATGCAAAGCATCAAGAGTAGAAACATTATCAAGGCAGTTTTCAAAACGTCATTCGATAATTGTTAAGGTAAGAGTCGTTACGAAGCATGTAACATAtaaggaaaaaagcaataagTATATCGTACATGGAAACTCAGGATTTGAGAGCGTCTAATTTTCCGCGAATGTCCAGCAACTGTTCACTATCAATTTCTTGGTAATCTTGAGTAGCATTACTTTTAGATACGGAAGGCAATTCCTGCTCCAGCGGCTCGACAGGTTTTGGTTGAGGTTGGAATGTTTCATTGGAGACAGGTACAGACGGTTTGACAGCTGACGGCTGAAATTGTGACAATATTTCTTTCacttcttcgtcttcatcttcaagGTCTTCAAATCCTTCCTCTTCGACAGGAAATATCATATCGTCACGCATTTCTTCCATAACGCCAGCTTTCGTGAGTTCCATCGATAAGCTACGCATGGTTTGGGAAAGCTCCGGAAGACGAACCAAGCCTGAGACACTTTGCATGATAGAAGTACTAGATTTCATagctttttcaattttgtaCATGGCCATCTGCTCGTTGAGCTGCATACTAAGACTTCCAAGCATGGCTTTCGACTCTGCTAACTTTTTGCGATGTCGATTGGCTCGGGCCAATTCTTTAGCCAAGACCCGCATATTTGAGATATCCTGTTGCTTTGCAAGAGCTTTCATTTGTGTCTcggctttctttttaccaTTTTGTAAGTACACCACCTGCCGGTCAATGTTTCGCTGTTCCTTCCGAAGAGTTGCTTGCCATTTTCGGTTTTGCTCTTGGGGTGTAGGACCAAATAAATAGGAGCGTACGGTCTGCATGTTGCTATAAGCGATAAGGGAAAGCGTATGTTCGACTCTGACAGACATGCACAATCAGAAAGCACAATCCCcaaatacaaaagcttACTTAAAGCGAAATTGTGTCAATGTCCAAGTCCAAAAG
This window harbors:
- a CDS encoding mitochondrial protein complex assembly protein, producing the protein MLVLFGQPENWHEQDFRAVDDRVRGGSSISHLTVEKGNDSDSYARFWGTLDTKTLGGAGFASQATNIPNRKWNLREFDGIEINIAKSDNFKYTFIIKDDHQKRGDHERSTLSYEYDFSPSFSKEDQSIYIPFSEFRPTYRGRPVEGAPPLDTSEIVQFSFMNRSFFNSQNGDFELLLTSVRAKPKYAFQQADLSEKEPYAVEEESEKGLLSYCLCQ
- the vps24 gene encoding ESCRT III complex subunit Vps24, which translates into the protein MSVRVEHTLSLIAYSNMQTVRSYLFGPTPQEQNRKWQATLRKEQRNIDRQVVYLQNGKKKAETQMKALAKQQDISNMRVLAKELARANRHRKKLAESKAMLGSLSMQLNEQMAMYKIEKAMKSSTSIMQSVSGLVRLPELSQTMRSLSMELTKAGVMEEMRDDMIFPVEEEGFEDLEDEDEEVKEILSQFQPSAVKPSVPVSNETFQPQPKPVEPLEQELPSVSKSNATQDYQEIDSEQLLDIRGKLDALKS